The following nucleotide sequence is from Flavimarina sp. Hel_I_48.
GCCCACACTTTCCAGGCGCTCATTGAGATCTGCCAATTCTTTGCTAAAACCCGCAAGTTTTGAAACCCGCACTTTAATAGCCGTCAATTGATCCAGCACTCCAAGTTCATCCCGGGTAAGCGTCTGGTGCGCTTCGGCGAGACCGTCTGTGATCTGCTCTACATTATTTAATGTCTCGTAACGTGCCTCTAACTTTTCCTGTTCGCCCGCTTTTAAATTGGCTTCAAGCAATTCATCAAGTAAAAAGTTCTTGTACTCTTCCTCGCGCAGCGCTTTGGCCTGTTGTGCTTTGAGCTTCTTAAGTTCCTGTTCTTCTTTTTTAAGGCTTTTATAAGCAATTTTATAGGCTTCAAGGGGCTTCTCATTACCTGAAAAAGCATCCAAAACCTGAAATTGGAAATCATTGTCAGTAAGTTCAAGGGTTTGATGCTGGCTATGAATATCTACAAGTCGCTCCCCAAGTGCAGAAAGTTGACTCAGTGTTACCGGGGTATCATTAACAAATGCGCGGCTTTTACCGCTGGGAAGGATTTCCCTTCTTACGATCGTCTGATTTTCATAATCCAGATCTTCACTTTTAAAAAGTGTTTCAAGATCATAACTGCCCACTTGAAACTGCGCCTCGATCACACACTTGTTTTCGGGATCACCTATGCTTGATAAATCTGCGCGTTTGCCCAGAATAAGCCCAAGGGCACCCAGCAAAATTGACTTACCCGCACCCGTTTCACCGGTAATAACGGTAAAACCAGAATCAAAAGCCAGGTTGACTTCTTCAATAAGCGCGTAGTTTTTAATATGAAGGTTTGTAAGCAAGTTTTTTCTGTTTATTTAATGTCAAATATCAATTATTGATATTCATCTTAAATGTAAAATTCACCATTGACAGGAAACCGTTCCGTAAAAAATAACCTCCCAAATATAGGGTAGTTTAGCGCGTTTTAGCAATATCAATAAATTGCTGAAATGATATGAAAATCGCCAATATAAGCCCATTATTTACCGGAAAATTCAAATAATCCCTAAACATATTCCTGACGTAAAGATAACAGACATTACCTGCACCATCAAATAAAAAGATTACAGTTTGATCTGCTGCCAGAAACTTGATTTGGTAGGCGCCACTTTATTGAGCGTAGAAACGAGACTGGAGATATTTACCTGCGGCCCACCGGAAAAAATTTGAGAAACTTCCTGTGCTTTGGCATCAAAAAAGACCCGCGTCAGGTAATTGTTCGGGCGACTGTTGTACATCTGGTTAAATAGCTCTAAGGTAACGGCGATAGATTGCTTGGCATCTTTTGTATTATCTGCCATATAATCCAGGCCATTGCGATGGTACGCGAATAAAACCTCGTTAAAATCAGCAAAATTAGCTGATAAAAGATCTGAATTTAACCGAAATCGACTTTGAGTTCCGCTTTGCGCAGACCATCCTGCATTACCGCCCTGCTGCGCGGTATTGACCACACGCTTGGCTTCTTCAAAATAGGGAATCCCCGCATCGCGCTCGTATGTTGCGGCATCAAGACCTATCATCGTGTAAGCGTAAAAAGCGAGCACAGAAATAAGATTGGAATCAAAACTGTTTGGGTTGTAATTCATGGGTTGAAATTCGGTATATCGAAAACCAAACTGCGTGTCGTTATAATTTAAAACCGTTGAATTGTAAGTGGAATTATAAATGGGCCTGGCCGATTGAATCTGCATGCTCGCCGTAAAATAATCTGAATCCTGGTTGGAAACAATTATGATCAAACTGCAATCAATACGCTCCTGTTGCTTATAATCACTATCAGTCCAGTTTGTATTGTTCATGAATTCCTCTATGGAATTACGCAGGGTTTTATAAACCTGTAAGTTGGCCTGGCCGGTCTGTTCCGCATTGATCTCAACGGAACAATTCAATTCCTGTGCGGTCGCGGAAAAACTGGTTAAAAGAACAAAAAACAGTACTATTTTATACATAAAGTGCTTGTCGTATACGGTTGAAAATATCTTTGGCCACATCTTCTTTGGGTTTCAGTTCCTGTGGGTACACACCACCCCTGGCATCTATAAAAGTAACTTTATTTGTAGGAGTGCCAAAACCGGCGCCGCTGTCATTCAGCGAATTCAAAACGATTAGATCCAGATTTTTACGTTTCAGTTTATCCTGGGCGTTCTCTACTTCATTCTCCGTTTCAAGGGCAAAACCTATAAGGTACTGATCTCTTTTATGAGCGCCCATATATTTCAAACTGTCCTCGGTGGGTTCTAGCTGAATTTGAAAATCAGCCGACTTTTTCTTGATTTTTTGCGCTGCTGGATCTGCTGGTCTGTAATCTGCCACTGCAGCGGCTGCAATCGCGATATTTACCCCATCAAAATAAGTTTTCACCCGTTCAAAAAGCTGCTGTGCACTTACAATAGAAATAATCTTAACGGAAGGATGATCAAGCTTTAAGGCCGTGGGACCTGAAATCAAAATCACTTCTGAACCCAGGTTTGCTGCACATTGCGCCAGTGCATAACCCATTTTGCCACTGCTATGATTCCCTATAAAACGTACGGGATCAATGGCTTCGTATGTAGGACCGGCGGTAATAAGTACTTTTTTGCCATATAAAGGCAATTTTGACTGAATATCGCCATTTATAAACGCAACGATATCATCAGGTTCTGCCATTCTCCCCTGCCCTTCCAGGCCACTGGCCAGTTCCCCGCTCGTTGCCGGAATCATGATATTGCCAAATTCCTGTAACTTTTCAAAGTTGGCTTGTGTTGTGGGATGCTTGTACATATCAAGATCCATTGCAGGTGCAAAATAAACAGGACACTTAGCCGATAAATAAGTCGCAAGCAGTAGGTTATCGCTTGCGCCACTCGCCATCTTGGAAAGGGTATTTGCGGTGGCCGGAGCTATAACGAAAAAATCGGCCCAAAGGCCGAGTTCTACGTGATTGTTCCACAGTTCATTTTCTTCATCCTGTGTGAATGAGGAAAGCACTGCATTTTTAGAAAGTGTTGAAAGCGTAAGTGGAGTGACAAAATCTTTGGCTTCTGGTGTCATAATCACACGAACTTCTGCACCGGCTTTGATAAAAGCGCGCACAAGCCAGGCAGATTTATAGGCAGCAATACCTCCTGTAATTCCCAGGATTATTTTTTTGCCGCTTACCACTATACGTTATATTTCAGTTTCTGTGGCAGAAGTATCCCTGTAATAGATTTTGCTATCCAACCATTCCTGAACGGCCATAGCGTGAGGCTTAGGCAGTTTTTCATAGAATTTGGAAACTTCGATCTGTTCTTTGTTTTCAAAGATCTCTTCAAGACTATCGCTGTAGGTTGCAAACTCGTCAAGTTTTTCAAGTAATTCCTTCTTGATATCTGTATTGATCTGAGTTGCCCTTTTAGCTATAATGCTGATAGCTTCATAAATATTATCAGTAGGAGCATATACCTCTTCTCTGTTTAAGGTAATTGTGTTTACTGGTGCTTCAAGATTTTTAACGTCCATGGTGTGATTTTAATTATGAATAATTTTGCATGCGCGAGTCAATATCGGCCTTTATCTCATCTGCCTGTGCGCGGTAGTCCCCGTCTGGGTAGTAACGTATCAAGGTATTATAAATATCCAGTGCTTCTTTAAGACGGTCTTTTACAAGAATATCAAAACTTCCCACCGCATATTTATATTGTGAATCTAATTTATAGAAAAAAGCGGCCTCCCTAAAGGAAGAACCGGGATAATCTGAAATAAAATCATCCAGTGCCGCTAAGGCAACGGGATATTTCATAATAGTATTGTATTGCTTAGCGATTTCAAAATCTTTCTTTTGCAATTTTGTACTAAGCT
It contains:
- a CDS encoding DUF4835 family protein, producing the protein MYKIVLFFVLLTSFSATAQELNCSVEINAEQTGQANLQVYKTLRNSIEEFMNNTNWTDSDYKQQERIDCSLIIIVSNQDSDYFTASMQIQSARPIYNSTYNSTVLNYNDTQFGFRYTEFQPMNYNPNSFDSNLISVLAFYAYTMIGLDAATYERDAGIPYFEEAKRVVNTAQQGGNAGWSAQSGTQSRFRLNSDLLSANFADFNEVLFAYHRNGLDYMADNTKDAKQSIAVTLELFNQMYNSRPNNYLTRVFFDAKAQEVSQIFSGGPQVNISSLVSTLNKVAPTKSSFWQQIKL
- the coaBC gene encoding bifunctional phosphopantothenoylcysteine decarboxylase/phosphopantothenate--cysteine ligase CoaBC; this translates as MVSGKKIILGITGGIAAYKSAWLVRAFIKAGAEVRVIMTPEAKDFVTPLTLSTLSKNAVLSSFTQDEENELWNNHVELGLWADFFVIAPATANTLSKMASGASDNLLLATYLSAKCPVYFAPAMDLDMYKHPTTQANFEKLQEFGNIMIPATSGELASGLEGQGRMAEPDDIVAFINGDIQSKLPLYGKKVLITAGPTYEAIDPVRFIGNHSSGKMGYALAQCAANLGSEVILISGPTALKLDHPSVKIISIVSAQQLFERVKTYFDGVNIAIAAAAVADYRPADPAAQKIKKKSADFQIQLEPTEDSLKYMGAHKRDQYLIGFALETENEVENAQDKLKRKNLDLIVLNSLNDSGAGFGTPTNKVTFIDARGGVYPQELKPKEDVAKDIFNRIRQALYV
- a CDS encoding DNA-directed RNA polymerase subunit omega; translation: MDVKNLEAPVNTITLNREEVYAPTDNIYEAISIIAKRATQINTDIKKELLEKLDEFATYSDSLEEIFENKEQIEVSKFYEKLPKPHAMAVQEWLDSKIYYRDTSATETEI